From a region of the Spelaeicoccus albus genome:
- the ehuC gene encoding ectoine/hydroxyectoine ABC transporter permease subunit EhuC, producing the protein MGKYFEALGEALPFMLDGLLLTVELTIGGALLAFVIAVVLGMGARQKNIWVRGLCRTVIEFFRGTSLVVQLFFVFYVVPQLFDIKLPSLWVGIIGLGLNYGAYGAEVVRGSINSVPSGQWEATTALSMGAWQRFTRVIFPQAWALMIPSLTNLLIQLLKGTAIVYVILMHDLTYETDKLRTDTSTYFAYAVGLLVYFAVAYLFTLVMNALEVRAKHNLGRGESLREALSFKAPTKETAGASTGGGMG; encoded by the coding sequence TTGGGTAAATATTTCGAAGCGCTCGGCGAGGCGCTGCCGTTCATGCTTGACGGTCTCCTTCTGACCGTTGAGCTGACGATCGGCGGCGCCCTGCTGGCGTTCGTCATTGCTGTTGTCCTGGGCATGGGGGCCCGGCAAAAGAACATCTGGGTGCGCGGCCTGTGCCGCACCGTCATCGAGTTCTTCCGCGGCACCTCGCTCGTCGTGCAGCTGTTCTTCGTCTTTTATGTCGTCCCGCAGCTGTTCGATATCAAACTGCCCAGCCTCTGGGTCGGCATCATCGGGCTCGGCCTGAACTACGGCGCCTACGGGGCCGAAGTCGTACGCGGATCCATCAATTCGGTGCCGAGCGGACAGTGGGAGGCAACAACGGCACTCAGCATGGGGGCGTGGCAGCGATTCACCCGGGTGATCTTCCCGCAAGCGTGGGCGTTGATGATCCCGTCACTGACGAACTTGCTCATCCAATTGCTGAAGGGCACTGCCATCGTCTACGTCATCCTCATGCATGATCTGACTTACGAAACCGACAAGCTGCGCACGGATACGAGCACGTACTTTGCTTATGCCGTCGGCTTGCTCGTGTACTTTGCCGTCGCCTATCTCTTCACGCTCGTGATGAACGCCCTCGAGGTCCGCGCCAAGCACAACCTCGGCCGTGGCGAATCCTTGCGCGAGGCACTGAGCTTCAAGGCTCCGACGAAGGAGACGGCAGGGGCGTCTACCGGCGGTGGTATGGGATGA
- a CDS encoding L-ribulose-5-phosphate 4-epimerase: MGQVPRASGIPAAMADAVQQARAEVARLHAELPRWGLVVWTAGNVSARVVAEPDAGPGPDDLLVIKPSGVTYDELTPESMVVCDLSGDLIDGDRTPSSDTAAHAYVYRAMPHVGGVVHTHSTYATAWAACGEPIPCVLTMMADEFGGPIPVGPFATIGDDSIGRGIVETLRNSRSTAVLMRGHGPFTIGSDAKAAVKSSVMLEEVARTVHTARQLGRPEPIADDAIDSLYDRYQNVYGQRLPQPDVRKEKHK, encoded by the coding sequence ATGGGGCAGGTGCCGCGCGCCTCGGGCATTCCGGCCGCGATGGCGGACGCCGTGCAGCAGGCACGAGCCGAAGTCGCTCGGCTGCACGCCGAGCTGCCGCGGTGGGGGCTCGTCGTGTGGACCGCCGGCAATGTGTCGGCGCGCGTCGTTGCCGAGCCGGACGCGGGCCCCGGGCCGGATGACCTGCTGGTGATCAAACCGTCCGGCGTCACGTATGACGAGCTGACCCCTGAGTCCATGGTCGTGTGCGACTTGAGCGGCGACCTCATCGACGGCGACCGCACCCCGTCGTCCGACACGGCGGCGCACGCCTACGTCTATCGCGCGATGCCGCATGTCGGCGGGGTGGTTCACACCCATTCGACCTACGCGACTGCCTGGGCCGCGTGCGGCGAGCCCATCCCCTGTGTCCTGACAATGATGGCCGACGAATTCGGCGGCCCCATCCCGGTCGGGCCGTTCGCCACGATCGGCGACGACTCCATCGGCCGCGGCATCGTGGAAACGCTCCGGAACTCGCGGTCGACGGCCGTGCTCATGCGCGGTCACGGCCCGTTCACTATCGGCAGTGATGCGAAAGCCGCAGTCAAGTCGTCGGTCATGCTCGAGGAGGTTGCCCGTACTGTGCACACCGCGCGGCAACTCGGCCGGCCCGAGCCGATCGCCGACGACGCCATCGATTCACTGTACGACCGTTACCAGAACGTCTACGGTCAACGCTTGCCCCAACCGGACGTTCGCAAGGAGAAGCACAAATGA
- the ehuB gene encoding ectoine/hydroxyectoine ABC transporter substrate-binding protein EhuB, which yields MKRTKFRVGMAAASVLALGMMAGCGSGGDSGSNGSDESTLAKLKDKGTITVGIADERPYSWVENGEAKGATIAMHKKIFKKMGIDNVKVEEVDWNSLIPGLNAGRFDAISAGMSILPDRCKQAAFSDPEIMYTTSLMVKKGNPMNLTDLKSVKKKGDVKLAVLNGGIEDGYAKKMGIKISQTVKDSQSGMDAVSNGRADAFAMTAISLNWMAKNNPDAGVTTTPAFTAVIKGVKQVGAGSTVFRKDDKKLLKEYNKILGNTITDSTKDYLSVVGKYGFTKENLPPKNVTTKKLCAGNLKDLQ from the coding sequence ATGAAGCGAACGAAATTCCGCGTTGGGATGGCAGCGGCGAGCGTGCTCGCCCTGGGAATGATGGCCGGCTGCGGCAGCGGCGGTGATAGCGGTTCGAACGGCAGCGATGAATCGACGCTTGCCAAGCTGAAGGACAAGGGCACCATCACCGTGGGTATCGCCGACGAGCGCCCGTATTCGTGGGTTGAGAACGGTGAAGCCAAGGGCGCCACCATCGCCATGCACAAGAAGATCTTCAAGAAGATGGGCATCGACAACGTCAAGGTCGAAGAAGTCGACTGGAACTCGCTGATCCCGGGCCTCAACGCCGGCCGGTTCGACGCCATCAGCGCCGGCATGTCGATCTTGCCGGACCGTTGCAAGCAGGCCGCGTTCAGCGACCCCGAGATCATGTACACCACGTCGCTGATGGTCAAAAAGGGCAACCCGATGAACTTGACCGACCTGAAGTCGGTCAAGAAGAAGGGTGACGTCAAGCTCGCCGTTCTGAACGGCGGCATCGAAGACGGGTATGCCAAGAAGATGGGCATCAAGATCTCGCAGACCGTGAAGGACTCGCAGTCCGGCATGGACGCCGTGTCCAACGGCCGCGCCGACGCGTTCGCCATGACCGCGATCTCGCTGAACTGGATGGCCAAGAACAATCCGGACGCCGGCGTGACGACGACCCCGGCTTTCACGGCCGTCATCAAGGGCGTCAAGCAGGTCGGTGCCGGTTCGACGGTATTCCGCAAGGACGATAAGAAACTGCTCAAGGAATACAACAAGATCCTGGGCAACACCATCACCGACAGCACGAAGGACTATCTGTCGGTCGTCGGCAAGTACGGCTTCACGAAGGAAAACCTTCCGCCGAAGAACGTCACCACGAAGAAGCTGTGCGCCGGCAACCTCAAGGACCTGCAGTAA
- a CDS encoding xylulokinase, which translates to MTAEEVGRAIAEGRTCLGIEFGSTRIKACLIGPGHGAVATGSHTWTNTLDAGLWTYDLGEVWSGVQSAVGELLADADRHYGVRPATLRAMGVSAMMHGYLPFDVRGDLLVPFRTWRNTSTGRAASELSDRLGLNIPMRWSVAHLYQAVLDHEDHVPRIDFLATLAGYVHWKLTGRRVLGVGDASGMFPIDPETRTYDAEALCAADELLTRHGFAPNLEDVLPTVLVAGRDAGRLTADGATLLDPAGTIRPGTPLCPPEGDAGTGMTATHSIAPRTGNVSVGTSIFAMVVLEKPLRNVHPEIDVVTTPAGAPAAMVHCNNGASELDGWAAVFRQFASAIGCDVSPDRAFEALLEAALSGERDGGGILAYNHVSGEPIAGGLTEGRPLIVRTPGSRLSLANVARSMMYGVFGTLSLGMRILAEEGVGLDALYAHGGLFRTAKVAQRLLAAAVDTPVSVGRSAAEGGAWGMAVLAAYLGSAEPDLDAFLAAEVFAGDELTVEKPNPDDVRGYRAFLETYESGLAVERTAVDVLTATRHVEVR; encoded by the coding sequence GTGACGGCCGAAGAGGTGGGCCGGGCGATCGCCGAGGGACGCACGTGTCTGGGCATCGAGTTCGGCTCGACGCGCATCAAGGCGTGTCTGATCGGCCCCGGCCACGGGGCCGTCGCCACCGGGAGTCACACCTGGACGAACACACTCGATGCCGGCCTGTGGACCTACGACCTCGGAGAGGTCTGGTCCGGAGTGCAGAGCGCCGTCGGAGAACTGCTCGCGGACGCCGACCGTCACTACGGCGTGCGGCCGGCGACCCTTCGGGCGATGGGCGTCTCTGCCATGATGCACGGCTATCTCCCGTTCGACGTACGCGGCGACCTCCTGGTGCCCTTCCGCACCTGGCGGAACACGTCGACCGGACGCGCGGCGTCCGAGCTGAGCGATCGGCTGGGCCTGAACATTCCGATGCGATGGTCTGTCGCGCACCTGTATCAGGCAGTGCTTGATCACGAGGATCACGTGCCGCGCATCGACTTCCTCGCGACTCTTGCCGGGTACGTGCACTGGAAGCTCACCGGGCGACGCGTGCTCGGAGTCGGCGACGCGTCCGGAATGTTCCCGATTGATCCCGAGACCCGCACCTACGACGCCGAGGCACTGTGCGCGGCCGACGAACTGTTGACGCGACACGGGTTCGCACCGAACCTCGAGGACGTGCTGCCGACGGTCCTCGTCGCGGGCCGGGACGCCGGGCGGCTGACCGCGGACGGCGCAACCCTCCTCGACCCAGCCGGGACGATTCGTCCCGGTACACCGCTCTGCCCGCCCGAAGGCGACGCCGGCACGGGCATGACGGCAACGCATTCGATCGCGCCGCGCACCGGCAATGTCAGCGTCGGCACCAGCATCTTCGCCATGGTCGTCCTCGAGAAGCCGCTGCGGAACGTGCACCCGGAGATCGACGTTGTCACCACCCCCGCCGGTGCTCCGGCGGCGATGGTGCACTGCAACAACGGGGCAAGCGAACTCGACGGCTGGGCGGCCGTCTTTCGGCAGTTCGCGTCGGCGATCGGATGCGACGTTTCGCCGGACCGGGCGTTCGAGGCGTTGCTCGAGGCGGCGCTGTCGGGTGAACGGGACGGCGGCGGAATCCTCGCGTACAACCACGTGTCGGGCGAGCCGATCGCGGGCGGGCTCACCGAAGGGCGTCCGCTCATCGTCCGAACCCCGGGGAGCCGACTATCGCTGGCCAACGTGGCCCGCTCGATGATGTACGGCGTATTCGGCACGCTCAGCCTCGGCATGCGCATCCTCGCCGAGGAAGGGGTAGGCCTGGACGCGCTTTACGCGCACGGCGGGCTGTTCCGGACTGCGAAAGTTGCGCAACGGCTGCTTGCTGCCGCCGTCGACACGCCGGTATCGGTCGGGCGTTCGGCAGCCGAGGGCGGAGCCTGGGGGATGGCGGTGCTTGCCGCATATCTCGGCTCCGCCGAGCCCGATCTCGACGCCTTCCTCGCGGCCGAGGTCTTTGCCGGCGACGAACTCACGGTTGAAAAACCGAACCCCGACGACGTGCGGGGATACCGTGCCTTTCTCGAAACATACGAATCGGGACTTGCCGTCGAGCGGACGGCCGTCGACGTGCTGACCGCGACACGACACGTGGAGGTGCGATGA
- the araA gene encoding L-arabinose isomerase, with the protein MRDPFDGRQIWFLTGSQELYGPDVLEQVATQSQAVAAMLDDASEVPVRIVWKPVLTDSETIRRIMLDAASDDRCVGVIAWMHTFSPAKMWIRGLRVLTTPLLQLHTQVNVELPWSEIDMDFMNLNQAAHGDREFGYILSRMAVPRKVVVGHASDPRVRSQVGTFARAAVGAAELLSLAVARFGDNMRGVAVTEGDKTEAETVFGSSVNTWGVNDLAERVRDVAGKAVDEVVDEYLDSYDVAAELRPGGERHDSLREGGRIELGIRAFLEDGGFDAFTTNFEDLGALRQLPGLGVQRLMADGYGFGAEGDWKTALLVRVAKVMGYGLPGGASLMEDYTYNLQPGSEVILGAHMLEVCPTLTTSRPRLEIHPLSIGDREDPVRLVFEADPGPGIVVSMSDMRERFRLVANVVDVVTPEHELPRLPVGHAVWTPHPDLPTSAAAWLLAGGAHHTVMTTALTREAFDDLARMLSAELVVIDTDTTQEGIEKELRWNAAYRRMAQGA; encoded by the coding sequence ATGCGTGACCCGTTCGACGGACGCCAGATCTGGTTCCTCACCGGCAGCCAGGAACTCTACGGCCCCGACGTCCTCGAACAGGTGGCCACGCAGTCGCAGGCCGTCGCGGCAATGCTGGACGACGCCTCCGAGGTGCCGGTACGCATTGTCTGGAAGCCGGTATTGACCGACTCGGAGACGATTCGCCGGATCATGCTGGACGCGGCGTCCGACGACCGGTGTGTCGGCGTGATCGCGTGGATGCACACGTTCAGTCCTGCAAAGATGTGGATCCGCGGGCTGCGGGTCCTGACGACGCCGCTGCTGCAGTTGCACACCCAAGTGAACGTCGAGCTGCCGTGGTCCGAGATCGACATGGATTTCATGAACCTCAACCAGGCCGCGCACGGCGACCGGGAGTTCGGCTACATCCTCAGCCGCATGGCGGTGCCGCGGAAGGTCGTCGTCGGGCACGCGTCCGACCCGCGGGTCCGGTCGCAGGTGGGCACTTTCGCGCGCGCAGCTGTCGGCGCGGCGGAACTGCTGTCGCTTGCCGTCGCACGATTCGGGGACAATATGCGCGGCGTCGCGGTCACCGAAGGCGACAAGACCGAGGCGGAGACTGTGTTCGGGTCGTCGGTGAACACGTGGGGAGTCAACGACCTCGCCGAGCGGGTCCGGGACGTGGCCGGCAAGGCCGTGGACGAGGTAGTCGACGAATACCTGGACAGTTACGACGTGGCCGCCGAACTGCGCCCGGGCGGCGAGCGGCACGACTCGCTCCGAGAAGGCGGCAGGATCGAGCTGGGAATTCGCGCGTTCTTGGAGGATGGCGGATTCGACGCTTTCACCACGAACTTCGAGGACTTGGGGGCCTTGCGCCAGCTGCCCGGGCTCGGAGTGCAGCGGCTGATGGCCGACGGATACGGCTTTGGCGCGGAAGGCGACTGGAAAACGGCGCTCCTGGTACGTGTCGCCAAGGTCATGGGCTACGGCCTGCCCGGCGGCGCATCGTTGATGGAGGACTACACCTACAACTTGCAGCCCGGGTCGGAAGTGATCCTGGGCGCCCACATGCTGGAGGTCTGCCCGACGCTCACGACGTCGCGTCCGCGTCTCGAGATCCATCCCTTGTCGATCGGCGACCGCGAGGATCCCGTCCGCCTGGTGTTCGAAGCCGACCCCGGCCCGGGCATCGTCGTGTCGATGAGCGACATGCGCGAGCGGTTCCGGCTCGTCGCAAACGTCGTGGACGTCGTCACGCCCGAGCACGAATTGCCGCGGCTGCCGGTCGGTCATGCCGTGTGGACGCCGCACCCCGATCTGCCGACGTCGGCGGCCGCCTGGTTGCTGGCCGGCGGCGCACACCACACCGTCATGACGACTGCGCTCACCCGCGAGGCGTTCGACGATCTGGCGCGCATGCTGTCCGCCGAGCTGGTGGTGATCGACACGGACACCACGCAGGAGGGAATCGAGAAGGAACTGCGCTGGAACGCGGCGTACCGGCGTATGGCCCAGGGGGCTTGA
- a CDS encoding DUF3830 family protein, producing the protein MTITLELRGVSCTAKLLDDEAPRTASAVWDALPISSQAFHGKYARNEVYNLVPAFAEPDPGSENTTVTPIPGDVCYFCFTSNQLATPSHGYSSDAGPGENPMVADMALFYGRNNLLLNGDQGWVPGNVYATIVENFDAFAAACNDVWFGGVRGETLTYSRLRED; encoded by the coding sequence ATGACCATCACCCTTGAACTGCGAGGCGTCTCCTGCACTGCCAAACTGCTCGACGACGAGGCACCCCGCACGGCGTCCGCGGTCTGGGACGCGCTGCCGATCTCGAGTCAGGCGTTTCACGGCAAATACGCGCGCAACGAGGTCTACAACCTGGTGCCGGCATTTGCCGAGCCCGATCCGGGCAGCGAGAACACGACCGTGACACCGATCCCCGGCGATGTGTGCTATTTCTGTTTCACGTCGAACCAGCTGGCGACGCCGTCGCACGGATATTCATCGGACGCCGGCCCGGGCGAGAACCCGATGGTGGCCGATATGGCGCTGTTCTACGGGCGGAACAATCTGCTCCTCAACGGCGACCAAGGATGGGTGCCGGGCAACGTGTACGCCACCATCGTGGAGAACTTCGACGCATTCGCGGCAGCGTGCAATGACGTGTGGTTCGGCGGCGTCCGCGGGGAGACTCTCACCTATTCGCGGCTCCGCGAGGACTGA
- a CDS encoding alpha/beta fold hydrolase, which translates to MGQIEVAGLPVWHEVSGDGDPLVLLHGAFAGASSFFAQTPSFVEAGFRVHVPERRGHGHTPDVDGPLNYSVMADDTIAYLDQEVDAPAHLVGWSDGAVVAVLVARRRPDLVARMVLIGQYLNSAGKVPGGELIASLESPDMIALLRRSYGAVSPDGADHFPIVHAKTMAMIAAEPEIALDSLRSITAPALVIQGDRDEVTVEHSVAVVASLPDARLAVLPGTHALPVERPDLVNALIVSFLRNDDTTPDWSAFTG; encoded by the coding sequence ATGGGGCAAATCGAGGTGGCCGGGCTGCCGGTCTGGCATGAAGTGTCCGGCGACGGCGATCCGCTCGTCTTGCTGCACGGGGCGTTCGCGGGTGCTTCCTCGTTCTTTGCACAGACGCCTTCTTTCGTGGAGGCGGGTTTTCGCGTTCATGTTCCCGAGCGCCGGGGCCACGGGCACACGCCGGACGTCGACGGGCCGTTGAACTATTCGGTGATGGCCGACGACACGATCGCGTACTTGGACCAAGAGGTCGATGCGCCGGCGCACCTCGTCGGGTGGAGCGACGGGGCCGTCGTCGCGGTCCTGGTGGCGCGGCGGCGTCCGGACCTGGTGGCTCGCATGGTGTTGATCGGGCAGTATCTCAATTCGGCCGGCAAGGTGCCCGGAGGCGAACTGATCGCGTCGTTGGAATCGCCCGACATGATTGCGCTACTGCGACGCAGCTACGGGGCCGTGTCACCCGACGGCGCCGATCATTTTCCGATCGTCCACGCCAAGACCATGGCGATGATCGCCGCCGAGCCGGAGATTGCGTTGGACAGCCTGCGTTCGATCACTGCCCCCGCGTTGGTGATTCAAGGCGACCGGGACGAGGTCACCGTCGAGCATTCCGTGGCGGTCGTCGCCTCGCTGCCCGACGCGCGTCTTGCAGTGCTTCCCGGAACGCACGCGCTGCCGGTGGAGCGGCCCGATCTGGTCAACGCACTGATCGTGTCGTTCCTCCGCAACGACGACACGACCCCGGATTGGAGTGCGTTCACCGGCTGA
- the ehuD gene encoding ectoine/hydroxyectoine ABC transporter permease subunit EhuD — translation MTDQPIWSWDATWEVLPKLLHGFFTATLVVTVVSTIIAAILGLIIAIIRRSAPKPIAAAFTLIVNFIRMTPIVMQLLFAYAAFTSVSGLTIGIIIFGIHYSTYMAEVYRAGIEAVPPGQWEACTALSMSRARTWVGVVIPQALRATVPALGNYAISMFKDTPFLVSISVVEMVQAGLAYGGSHFRYTEAITLAGLIFLAASYPTSLLVNRLEKRLAYTT, via the coding sequence ATGACCGATCAGCCTATTTGGAGCTGGGACGCCACCTGGGAGGTGCTTCCGAAGCTACTGCACGGCTTCTTCACTGCCACCCTCGTCGTCACAGTCGTTTCAACGATCATTGCGGCAATCCTCGGCCTGATCATCGCGATCATCCGCCGCTCGGCGCCGAAGCCTATCGCCGCGGCTTTCACGCTCATTGTGAACTTCATCCGGATGACGCCGATCGTCATGCAATTGCTTTTCGCATATGCGGCGTTCACCAGCGTTTCCGGGCTGACGATCGGCATCATCATCTTCGGTATCCACTACTCGACGTACATGGCCGAGGTGTACCGGGCCGGCATCGAGGCAGTTCCTCCCGGCCAATGGGAGGCGTGTACGGCGCTATCGATGTCGAGAGCGCGTACCTGGGTCGGCGTGGTGATTCCGCAGGCGTTGCGGGCCACCGTCCCGGCGCTGGGCAACTACGCCATCTCGATGTTCAAGGACACCCCGTTCCTGGTCTCCATCAGCGTGGTGGAAATGGTTCAGGCCGGCCTGGCCTACGGTGGTAGCCATTTCCGATACACCGAGGCCATCACGCTGGCCGGCCTCATCTTCCTGGCCGCCAGCTACCCCACGTCGCTTCTTGTGAACAGATTGGAAAAGCGTCTTGCCTACACAACTTGA
- a CDS encoding maleate cis-trans isomerase family protein: MTAESAGCESTAGSGHPRVPDLFVTGNIPVPPGIPLGPDPMAGIGVVVPYDMSLDRELWRWTPSDASLFLTRTPDELLPVTMEMVEKISDKELVRTTAQSLRSVHASCFAYACTSGSFVRGLGGERDIVDAMKSAGAPEAVTTSGAILEALAHLDIHRVAIATPYDEPITTRFEAFLNEAGIEVVGAAYLNLRLDIRVVPYYRTAELVRAADTAEAEAIVIACTNLPTYDLITPLEADIGKPVISANQATMWAALNRCGLGAVGPGQRLLAIAEALESDGISPPTGTLRAVE; this comes from the coding sequence TTGACCGCTGAGTCAGCCGGGTGCGAATCGACTGCAGGTTCCGGTCATCCGCGCGTCCCGGACCTATTTGTCACAGGCAACATCCCGGTTCCGCCGGGCATCCCGCTCGGCCCCGACCCAATGGCCGGAATCGGCGTCGTCGTCCCGTACGACATGTCGCTCGACCGTGAGCTCTGGCGCTGGACGCCGTCCGACGCGAGCCTTTTTCTCACCCGGACTCCGGACGAATTGCTGCCGGTGACAATGGAAATGGTGGAAAAGATCAGCGACAAGGAGCTCGTGCGGACGACGGCACAGAGCCTGCGTTCGGTCCATGCCTCGTGCTTTGCCTACGCGTGCACGTCCGGGAGTTTTGTGCGCGGCCTCGGCGGAGAGCGCGACATCGTGGACGCAATGAAGTCGGCCGGCGCTCCGGAAGCGGTGACGACGTCCGGCGCCATTCTCGAAGCCCTGGCGCACCTCGACATTCACCGGGTCGCCATCGCCACTCCGTACGACGAGCCGATCACCACACGGTTCGAGGCGTTTTTGAACGAGGCGGGCATCGAGGTGGTCGGCGCCGCGTATTTGAACCTGCGGCTCGACATCCGCGTGGTGCCGTATTACCGGACCGCCGAACTCGTGCGCGCGGCCGACACGGCCGAGGCGGAGGCCATCGTCATCGCGTGCACCAACCTGCCGACCTACGACTTGATCACGCCGCTCGAGGCCGACATCGGCAAGCCCGTGATCAGCGCCAATCAAGCGACCATGTGGGCGGCGTTGAACAGATGCGGTCTTGGCGCGGTCGGCCCGGGTCAGCGGCTGCTGGCGATTGCCGAAGCACTCGAAAGCGACGGAATCTCGCCGCCGACCGGCACTTTGCGGGCAGTCGAATAA
- a CDS encoding maleate cis-trans isomerase family protein, whose protein sequence is MTRTTHSSTVGLLYPGIGADDDFSALESRLKPTLRLPLVVTEGGDVAHTPEALRAVGAAKNLADGVAKLLVSEPDSVMWTCTSGSFVFGWRGAHDQAREVAHSADRPASSTSIAFAEAARSMNFSRVAIAASYPVELASYFRRFLADAGVEVVGMTSNEIANAGLVGRLNRDQIVAMAVAADRPNADAVLIPDTAMHSLDWITDLESALGKPVLTANQVTVWEGLRIAGRLMPIDGLGTLFAE, encoded by the coding sequence ATGACACGCACCACGCATTCCTCAACCGTTGGCCTGCTCTACCCGGGCATAGGGGCTGACGACGACTTTAGCGCATTGGAATCCAGGCTCAAACCGACTTTGCGATTGCCTCTCGTCGTCACCGAGGGCGGTGACGTGGCCCATACGCCCGAAGCATTGCGGGCCGTCGGCGCAGCGAAGAACCTCGCAGACGGCGTGGCAAAACTCCTGGTGTCCGAGCCCGATTCGGTCATGTGGACATGCACCTCCGGGAGCTTTGTCTTCGGGTGGCGAGGCGCACACGATCAAGCCCGGGAAGTCGCTCATAGCGCGGATCGACCGGCTTCGAGCACGTCGATAGCATTTGCCGAAGCGGCCCGTTCGATGAATTTTTCGCGCGTCGCAATTGCGGCAAGTTATCCGGTGGAACTTGCGTCATATTTTCGACGGTTTCTCGCCGACGCAGGCGTCGAAGTCGTCGGAATGACGAGCAATGAAATCGCAAATGCAGGCCTAGTCGGGCGTCTTAACCGTGATCAAATCGTTGCAATGGCGGTCGCCGCAGACCGCCCGAATGCCGACGCCGTCCTCATTCCCGACACGGCGATGCACTCCCTCGATTGGATAACGGATCTGGAATCCGCACTCGGCAAACCCGTGTTGACCGCCAATCAGGTCACGGTGTGGGAAGGACTGCGAATTGCCGGGCGCTTGATGCCGATCGACGGGCTGGGGACGCTGTTTGCCGAGTGA
- the ehuA gene encoding ectoine/hydroxyectoine ABC transporter ATP-binding protein EhuA — translation MPTQLDNARRGEPAIRFDGVDKRFGDNVVLRGLDFTVAKGDRVTLIGPSGSGKTTILRLVMTLEEATGGYIYIDGEPLTHVERGGQRIALKEKHRNEVRKRIGMVFQQFNLFPNMKVIDNIIEAPTHVLGMSKADAVAKARQLLDKVGLADKEDSHPSQLSGGQQQRVAIARALAMDPEILLLDEVTSALDPEIVNDVLNILRDIADTTDITMLIVTHEMQFARDVSNRVLMFDGGRVVEEAEPDVMFKDPKEQRTRDFLSAVLRD, via the coding sequence TTGCCTACACAACTTGATAACGCCCGACGCGGCGAGCCGGCCATCAGATTCGACGGCGTCGACAAGCGTTTCGGTGACAACGTCGTGCTGCGCGGTCTGGACTTCACGGTGGCCAAAGGCGATCGCGTGACATTGATCGGGCCGAGTGGTTCGGGCAAGACGACGATCTTGCGGCTCGTGATGACACTCGAGGAAGCCACCGGCGGCTACATTTACATTGACGGTGAGCCCCTCACGCACGTCGAGCGCGGCGGCCAGCGCATTGCTTTGAAGGAAAAGCACCGGAATGAGGTGCGCAAGCGCATCGGCATGGTGTTCCAGCAGTTCAACCTGTTCCCGAACATGAAGGTGATCGACAACATCATCGAGGCGCCCACCCACGTGCTCGGCATGTCGAAGGCGGACGCCGTGGCCAAGGCCCGGCAGCTGTTGGACAAGGTCGGGCTGGCCGATAAGGAAGACTCACACCCGAGCCAGCTCTCCGGCGGCCAACAGCAGCGCGTGGCCATCGCCCGCGCACTGGCAATGGACCCGGAGATCCTGCTGCTCGACGAGGTGACGTCGGCGCTCGACCCCGAGATCGTGAACGACGTGTTGAACATTTTGCGCGATATCGCCGATACGACCGACATCACCATGCTGATCGTCACGCACGAGATGCAGTTCGCTCGGGACGTCTCCAATCGCGTGCTCATGTTCGACGGCGGCCGCGTCGTCGAAGAAGCGGAGCCCGACGTCATGTTCAAGGACCCCAAGGAACAGCGCACGCGCGATTTCTTGAGCGCCGTCCTGCGCGACTGA